A segment of the Bactrocera neohumeralis isolate Rockhampton chromosome 3, APGP_CSIRO_Bneo_wtdbg2-racon-allhic-juicebox.fasta_v2, whole genome shotgun sequence genome:
AATTGTTCTCAATCTGAAACCTTTAACTATCTTCTATTAACTATTTAAACTCTACAGACACAGTTATCACAGTTGCCTTGAAAATATGCTCTATCTCTATTAATGACGTTACGTCTTTCATActttaagaagaaaaaataaatatattgcgcttcatatcgtcacctaaaatacaaaataatgtaaCATCAATTTTATAAGTtgacaggcgaaggaaaaactatttaatagaaaccactcatattgaaacaaaatttgagttttggttataaaatggttatatatgggttataGCTAACAGCGGATgctgtagtgaatcgtaagcaataaaaaactcagtttcgactttttgatgatacgttgttttccATTTCGGCGACGATATATACTTTCACCATCATAATTTTCAGCCACCCCTCCTCTCTTGCAgcaataaattgtaaaatgttcAGCGAATAACTTGAGGTGAAATTTCCATTGCAGTTGACTTAGAGTAAATCAAACGCCTGACCCTGTTGCTGCTGCGAGGCACGTAAAAACACATGTttacacttatttttatataaacagcTTTATCAGCGATCGTGCGCGCAGATCTTATCAAGTGTTGTGACTAGATATCACTGGGAGCTGTAAGCAGCCAAGTAGCGCGTCCAcagatttgttttatttagcaTAAATTCAGAAGTTGTCAGATAACCGTTATATTGCTTTGTTTGTCTCATTTATCGCACAGCAGCTAGCGCCGTGAATTTTGTGCACTCTGCTGCTAGTTTCAATCTGGCTGCGAACGAATTAGCATAAAGTAATCAAAGCGCACTTAAAAAGTCACAACAAATGGCCTATAACAGCTGGCCTCGGGTACTGTTTGTATACTTGCTGCTCCTGCTGCATTATCGGCAGTATGCTGCCACGCCCAATCGGCGCATCATCTACAAGTTCACCGATTGTAATGCCGAACAACTGCAGCATTTGCCCAAACTCGCGGCGGTCTACGAGTTGTCCGCTGTGACGTGCAACATCTCAACGCTACCAAATGCATACTTCACGCGCTTCACCTCACTCACCGCGCTGGAAGTGCGTGAGAGTGGCCTGGCGAAAATTGGCGCCTACGCGCTCAATGGACTGGAACAGCTGCAGTGGTTGGCGCTGCCCTGGAACTACATCACCGACGTCAAGCCATGGTCTCAGGCGCCACTAAAGGCGCTGCACACGCTCGATTTGGAGGGGAACGCTGTGAAAACGCTCAGCGCCGAAAGTTTCGTGAGCTATCCAAATCTACATTATTTAAGCCTGGCCCATAACATGCTCGAGCGCATCAGCGGTGACGCATTTACGCATTTGCCACATTTGAAGCATTTGAATTTGGCACACAATCGTCTCGGCGTGATTGAGTCGCTATATTTTCGTGGCATGCAACATTTGGCCCATTTATCACTGCAACATAATGCGATTGAGCGCGTGGCTGCCGACAGCTTTGCAACGAATGCACATCTGCGTTCGCTGCGCTTAGATGTCAATAAGCTGCGGGATTTGGAATTGCTACGCAGCAATGCTCTTACACGTTTACTGCATTTGAATGTGTCGCACAATCGCATCGAAGCCGTTGATGCCTTCGCGACTGGAGAGTGGGCGTTGATGGATTTGGATCTTAGTGCGAATCGGCTGGTGGAAGTGAAGGCGAATACGTTCGATGGCCTGGCCGCGCTAACGGTGAGTTGAATGAATCAAAAACGTGCAAGCTTGATTAAAGAAGGAAGGAAGAGCTAGAATTTTCCttccaatatattttataggattgATATTACTTCGTAAACTTTTCTGAATTTCTAAACTAAAATCTCAGATTTGGGGGGTTGCTTGTCCCCCAAAAACCTCTCGTGGCTGTGCAACTGACCACTTGTTCAGATTTGCATAATATAAAGATCTCTGCTAAAAGATATTATCCACACAATGACTTTCGGtctgaaaacaaatgaaaaacgGACAAAAtcgccttttttgttttttttttaattacacaaaATTGTGATAATTTTTGAACTGCCATAATTCGCTTTTCGGTCAAGTCAAAGAACTGGTAAATTGTTGCATAGACACAAACCAGGCATAAAAAGCTTGATAGTAATCTCAGCACTTGTTTCCCTGTAACTAGCAAGCAAACCAGATAATATATTTAGTTTcgaaaaaatgcgtttaaagagAAAAGAGAAACGGAGCTAATGGGCATAACCTATCGAAATATTTGTACACacatattggttagtcgaaaaagtctttcgaATTTTGTCGATAGATGTGGTTGCAGTTGTATATCTCCAATGTTACCAATCATATTGTGCCACCCCATATAGTGGTGGAAAGCTgagaaaaacttaaattcggggaagttgaacaaaagttacagctgtttaaaaatgagagaaaataatttgttttgaaatttttgtgtaaaaaaggaaagaatacCTCGCAAGgtaccaatgaaatttgtgaagtttacggagactaTACTCTATTCGTCTTCTTCGCTTCGTCTCCCATCAGGACAAGAGAAGCCTGTAATATTTAgatgtcgcagtttttcgccacgaaaccagaaaagtttcaCACCTCTAGAggagaaattgcaaaaagaggtcgaccaaaatggtacatatttggttcattaaagtttattataaatgtaaaaaaataagttgaggtttgattagaaatacgaaaatactttttcgactacccggtatttttttaacattccgCCCTGTGCCGCCTTAGATGGTTTATATAGAAATTAGCGACTTTTATCTGAAAGACCTATTCACTCTATTTTTGATAACAAATTAAACTAGAATTAAAGTTACCGTtatgaaatataagtatgtGATTTGAAATATCACAGTCATttcattgaaagcttttctCTTTCACTATTCCATTTCTTGTTTATACAGAGTTTCAAGCCAAGAGTTGTACgcctcaaaaaatgtatttacattgtataattacaaattaatagtaatcattactataatttttattccttaATGGGTTAAGTATTCTTTTGTTTGCGGAAATAATTGCCGTTAAGCGAGctgaatttaaatattcattcaaTGTGCAATAAAGCGagtattttctttgtttaaaagCAAGTATGTGAATGTATTAGTATGTGTTAGCTTCTGTGTGCCCACTTTGAAAATCGGTGGGAACAGGCCACCATACAAACTCACACGCACTGTCACTATTGTTTCGCCATGTATGCACACACATAAGCCGTTTCCCCACCTGAGTGACAGTCGTTCAAGTATTTAGACATTTTACTGTTTTACAGGGTGCTTCTGTGGCAATTAAGCAGAGTAGCTGAGTTAATTATTCAGATTTgtttttaatagattttgataatttttgttacttAAAACACATAAAGACAAACAGAATGGAACCGAGTTGGATTTTCTTTGACTCCTTTTTGATGACCATCTTCTTTGCTACAACAGACTACAAGATCATACTGTCGTAATTGTAGGACTTCTTACTAGACTCTGTATAAAAATGGACCGGCATTcttagctgtccaagtgagatccttgTTAGAATCGACCTTTTCACCTGACATAACCTAATGAAAGGCGCCTTCAAATAGACTCTAGCCCAAACAAGCATGCCGACGCGTCCGCTGCGAAGACCTTTAGTGCCTTCAGCGATtgtgtttttttcggtttcggctcattttagGGGTGCCAATTGGACAATTGCGATATCAAATATATAGCATCCATTTTGAGAACTTTACTCGGAGTTTTTTTGGCTAAAAATGCTTATCTTTTGATGCGAGTCTTccattgacacgcttcataccccTCTACCTTTGGCCGAAGATGTGTTGAGTCGAGCCAAAAGATATGTTGACATCCTCTGAAGTTATCATCATTGACGTGGGGGATGGAATACTCGCATCAGGCAAGTTTTTGATGACATGTAAAGATTAAACTACGGAAATGGTTATACCAATTTAGGGAAAATTTTGTATCGATTCGATTTGATCGCGCAAATTAAATGGATTAGTCCGTGTCAATTTTGATCACATGATATACACACCCTTTATATGCTTAACCAATTTATGTACACATTATTGCGCATTATGACGTGCCGATTATAAATCTAgcagcatacatacaaacacacatatgtaaactCAACCATTTGTTTACAAGTGTATTTGTAACTACAAATTTGTTAGTGtgttgcatatattttattcacgTGTGTCTGCTATATCTACCagcaaacatatttactttGAGGCttcgttgtgtgtgtgtgtcaagcAATTAATCGCCTTTATTTATATGTCAACGCACAACTATAAtaaagtacatatttgcatgGTTGAGTCAATaagcttttgttgctgttgttgctgttgaggTTGTGTGGTGCTAAAGCTGCTGGTTATGTTATTCATACatgcgttgttgttattgctgttttttatggaattttattGCGAATGTTTATtggatttcatttaatttcatatcAATTATTTACCGATTTGCCAGCAAGCATGCTTATTTGATTATTCTATAATTTGTTATGCAACAGGAATTGTGGACGGCGACCAGCTTAATGATTGTGTGAGGATTCGTTGATAAGTGTacatgttttatgtttttttttctttttatttaatgagaAGATGATATTTAAAATGACGTGCAACAAAAGATCCTCATAGCCAAGAactagacatacatatgtatgtatgtaatgtagtCAACAGGTCGAAATAACTGTTTTTaaaatcgtcggagaccctacaaagtatatatataaatgatcagtatgtcgagctgagtcgatttagccatgtccgtctgtctgtccgtccgtctgtctgtctgtatatatacgaactagtccctcagtttttaagatatcgttttgaaattttgcaaacgtcattttctcttcaagaagctgctcatttgtcggaacggccgatatcggaccactataacatataagtagctgccatacaaactgaacgatcggaatcaaatgcttgtatggaaaactttcacatttcacaaattatattcacgaaatttggtatatgttattttctaaggaaaCAATgtattctccgaagaaattgttcagatcggttaactatagcatatagcttccatacaaactgaacacatatgtagttactaacagaaatgcaccagtgaagggtatttagcttcggtgcaaccgaagttaacgttttttcttgttttttttttattattatctcaAATTATCCGATTTTCAATTACTCATTCGAGCACTTCGACTGCTAACTGCCGAATGACATGCGTGCTATTTTGCGCCAAGGTCTGAATAGAAGCggaattgttcgcatagactttagaatttacatatgtacataataaaattatctgctcaccgaagtgttctttcaattaATCTACTAATTTACgcgatgtgtgggaagcggccctgtcttgttgaaaccaaatgtcgccgagatcacgagcttcaggcatcaaatggtcgccattgacgattacgttttcaccggcatAACTTTTGAACCGATATTGATATGATTgccctcaacacccgcgccgttagttctgctttctccaggctagaTAAAGGAGCAAAAAAATGGATCTAGCagggaacgagggcaagacaacatatgtatctcctgtcatcaaaaaaacagtcgtatacccgcgactaggctcccacgtcactgttgacagtcataaattatagataatttcgtctatcttgaaaccagcattaacaacaacaaggaaGTCAGGAACAACAACCAAACCCTTATAGGTCACTTACTATTGCcgtctatatggtgcagaggcatggacgatgacaatgtcgacgttgcgagttttcgagagaaaagttctgcgtatgatttacggtcctttgcgcattggctacggcgaatatcgcattcgatactgtataagatatacgacgacattgacacagttcagcgaatttaaaaacagcggctacgaatggacgaaaacactccagctctgaaagtattcgacgcagtacccgccgggggaagcagaggaagaggaagacctccactccgttggaaggaccaagtggagaaggacctggcttagTTTGGAAAAGAAGAACTgacaggcgcgctgttgttgctcggctataatcgcgtaagccgTGTTTGCgacagtaataaataataataaatggaccgatgattccatagGCTTACGAATAACACCACCCCGTTGTTTTTTtgagatgaaatggcagctcttgaatatcttcaggttgctcttcatcccaagtcgttccatacctgaatctgagttgctgcgaacggcgccgaattgactctccactgtcttcgtgtacactctcagctgcggGTGCTATATTTTCAGCATTGTGTGCTGGACCGTagtctattcgatcgaatattatcaaataatgaatgctgggtctcaagttAGATGATGGTGTTGCGCACAGTAAGCCGATTATCTTCACCATAATTTTAGCAAAgcgtgaaaaatattttttacaaaacgtgaattttcgtaataaagttgaacgatttgtaaactttgtGTAGGCATGACTCTtaccatgatgaaatgccaaacagtactgaacaaaaataatatcataGGTTGACCAGACTAACGCgtgatatgtaaaaaaaagccATTGAAAAGGGTACTTCTACTTGGATCTCACTTTATTTTTATGTCACCCGAAATTAGAGATTTCAGCGAAGGAAAAAGCTGCCGACTTTTATAGAAAAACACATAGCTTGAGATAATTTGATTtcagtgaaaagaaaaaaaaaaaaaagcatatacatattttgagtTAAGGATTTTCGtttaaattctacaatttgGCCAAAATAAGGTGATAAATTCTTTTTATGGGTTTTTACCATATAGGTAAGTTTGCACCAAAAAAACGTATCTTCATATTGACCAAAAACtgagttttttgaatttttaacatacattttgaggttatatgagaaaaatgcttataacaAAATTGTAGATACTTTCAATACCTACAACTTTGCCATGTAATTTATTTCCTTTATAAATCGTAATAAACCGTTTTAAGCTCTTAGAAATTCAACTACATCTCTCCCCTTTCTCTTCATGACCTCAAAGCGCCccagattattttttttttgcttcttttctaataaaattctTTCTACTATgatatttgtttgctttcaaaaattatctaattTATCTATCCAATTAAATACAGAGTACTTCAAAATTAActcaatatttacatatatttgccgCCTTTTTAATTAATCCTCGaagctttcaatatttttgaaattttcttcaataatgaAAACACGTTGCTCTATCGTGTAACTCTCCATTTTTACTAAGCTTAAATTGTCAGCtgtcgatttgtttttttttttgttttttgagggTTGTCAACACTTTACTAcataaatggcggcaaatttAAATCTGACAGACACCTTGCAATTATTTTCGATCTTGCATTCACTTTGGCGCACCCTGTATTTAATTCCAagtttgcttaattttatgaCATCCTTTTATAAAATTGACTGGACGAcacttaacttaaataaaaaagtccaGTTAAGACTTATTGGAATTAATAAACTTAATCCATCAACGTGGAATCCATTACAATGTCTttagtaaaatacaaaaatgccaaaaaaaaacgcTAGCACTCCCGTTTCAAGCTTACAACTCATCCTTCGGGAAATTTCCTTCAAAGCCGCACTAACAAAGTGCTCCTTAAGAACTCAACTCAAACTCCGACTGTCGAAAGCATGCACACTTGCATTCGTGCATTGCGGCGCGTGTCAACAGCAGACATGTTTCTGATGCGCGCTACGGCATTAAGCTGTCATCCATTTCCTGTTGATCTCTACGACTGCATTTAATTGCACggcacaaaaacaaacactCCAAGTAAATCTTCTTGCACTTGAGCTGTCCTCCTGTCAGCGCTGCAAGTTAAAACACTCATTTCCAAAAAACTTACCGCGCTTTGGCCACTCATACTCTCTACTCTATGTTTTTTTCTTCCGCAGCATCTCAACCTCAGCGCCAACGCCTTGCATATGCTTGCCGCGTCCTGTCTGGACAAGCTCATCAATCTGGAGACGATCGACCTGTCCGCCAACAATTTGACGCAACTACCCATGGGACTCTTCGATGCGCCCACCCAACTGCAGCGCGTCAATTTGTCACGTAATGCCCTGCCGACCATCCATGCCGAACTCTTCGCGCAGCTGCCCTATCTGCGTGCGTTGGACATGTCAGGGAATCAATTGTCATCCGGCGCATTCATCGCTCATCTCTCGCCGCTGTTGCCGCACTCGGCACTTACGCTGGATTTAAGTGAGAATCACTTAACGCAACTTGATGGCGACGTCATGACGGCGTTGCAAGTCTGTGGTGCGAGCGTTGATTTGTCCGCCAACCGCTGGCATTGCCAGTGGCTCATTGTTGAGCTGGTGCGCGCTCCAGCGCACGTacacttcggacgcaactattCGTTGGCGTCGTCGTGGAGTGCAGCGCTGCTCAACGTGAGTGGCATTGATTGCTATGATGCGGAGCGTCATCGCAGTCTTGTGGTGCTGGACGCCGGGCGTTTGTGGGAGCGCCGCCATGTCGGGGGTGATGTTGATTGCACGGTAGGTGCCATAAAAATGCTAATTGGCCTCGCGCGTTGATGTGATTTGCATACacacaacacaaacacacacaaaaagagTTTTGATTTGTGCTTCATTGCAGACGTTCGTTGATCCTGTTATGCCAACACCACCGCCGCTGGTTTGGCCGCGTGTGCGCGTGGACCGCTTCGACTCACGCTCCATTATCATTTGGATGTTGATTGCCATTGGCTTAGCGTTCACCGGGCTGCGTATAGCGCGTCAGTTGATCG
Coding sequences within it:
- the LOC126752501 gene encoding insulin-like growth factor-binding protein complex acid labile subunit, with the protein product MAYNSWPRVLFVYLLLLLHYRQYAATPNRRIIYKFTDCNAEQLQHLPKLAAVYELSAVTCNISTLPNAYFTRFTSLTALEVRESGLAKIGAYALNGLEQLQWLALPWNYITDVKPWSQAPLKALHTLDLEGNAVKTLSAESFVSYPNLHYLSLAHNMLERISGDAFTHLPHLKHLNLAHNRLGVIESLYFRGMQHLAHLSLQHNAIERVAADSFATNAHLRSLRLDVNKLRDLELLRSNALTRLLHLNVSHNRIEAVDAFATGEWALMDLDLSANRLVEVKANTFDGLAALTHLNLSANALHMLAASCLDKLINLETIDLSANNLTQLPMGLFDAPTQLQRVNLSRNALPTIHAELFAQLPYLRALDMSGNQLSSGAFIAHLSPLLPHSALTLDLSENHLTQLDGDVMTALQVCGASVDLSANRWHCQWLIVELVRAPAHVHFGRNYSLASSWSAALLNVSGIDCYDAERHRSLVVLDAGRLWERRHVGGDVDCTTFVDPVMPTPPPLVWPRVRVDRFDSRSIIIWMLIAIGLAFTGLRIARQLIDRREQAKRVKKLLEMKTQELTRLTAKNVERFNERT